The DNA region TCTTAACCGTGATGATGAAACACGGTAAGTACCAGCACGTACATAACTCATGTGTTACATTTGGGAAAATACTCACCCCTGTATGTTGTATGGAGCTGTGCTCCCAACCTTTGTGTTTGGGAAGacccaattaaaaaaatattggaagatggaGCTTGTTAAATGACTTGCTCCCAATTTTACAACTGCTTTTGCCCCAGCTGTTAATCGAATCATAGGGTGGGTgcttaagcgaatctggcttccctcgaGGATGGAACCGTTGcaaatacctgccagttgccaagcatccgaattttgatcacggggtgctgcagtggtcataagcgAAGACGAAATTGTAAACCAGGTTTTTCCCCCCAGCGCCTGTGTAACTTCGAACCGTTGTTAAAGTGAGTGGCTTTAAGTCAATACTGTATTGGTATCTGAATGTAGGTCATTAATTTCTGGTAATCTTTTATGAGGTTGTACAAGCAGGAATTTGAACTCAGAATAGAattgagctggaaggaaccttggaggtcttctagtccagccccctgctcaagcaggagaaccgatACTATTTAACTGGCTGTCtagcttcttaaaaacctccagtgatttcTGTTGGCAAGCTGTtcaattggttaattgtcctcactgttaagaagtttgaagtttcattttatttatatgccgccctattccctaaatcTGGTATTAGCTTGTATTCTAGAATGCATTTCACTTAACTTAAGGAACGCTACTGTGAAATGATAAACGTTTGGGTTTGTTTCATTCCAAAGAGTTCCCCGGGTTTTTGTCCTCAATTTCGATTCAGAGGTTGAAAGTAACGGATTGTGTGTTCTTTTAATCCACAGGCTACATAGGTGAATTTGAGATCATTGATGACCACAGAGCTGGGAAAATTGTTGTGAATCTCACAGGCAGGCTTAACAAGGTAGGAATTCAAGCCAGGTTCAAATTAATTTTGGGAAGATGTACATTTTGTGCCCATCTCTAAGTTTTATCTCATTTGGAGGAAAAAGTCCTACCGTGCATATTTTTGTCACTACAAAGCATCCATTGAAAGCTTTTTGCCCTTGTTCTTTGACCTAAAGGACTGGTAGGTCCATCTCATCGTCAGGTGTCAAAGACAAATCACACAGACAGAAGACAGATGCAGAGCAAGGAGACAGGTGTGTTATATAGTCGGTTCCATAAAATTAGCAGCATAAAATTGTGTGACTCCTTGCCATTTGTCAAAAGACAAGGACTGATCTCCCAAATCGGATTCATAGCATCAGCCCCTAATGTTCCTTAGACTGCTAGGATGgaggtctatggaggttctcaatcacacaggtcattgttgtcctagaggtgcttttccaaaaggaaactggaGTTTTCTTGGCTTTTGAagaacagctgaagaagctttttggaggaacattttcaagggagaaaaacccaagaaagtccagtcgtTTCGGAGAAAAATACCTTTGGAACTGGCAGGATGCAGGCAACCTTAAGAAACTGTTTTGACCCCCCTCGtctcacaccaacacacactccgagccaaagataagttacggcatttaattaacagacagacaggtccttggcagcaaaccggcacagacaagcttgggcagcaatccagcacagataaggcttgccagcaatccagcctgccaagctcacaaaaatgttctccgacattcgttcctgcattgacttctgcaagaggggcgtgtgcacaagcagtctttttatagtctggagaggagcctaatgaccaccagctgagtgtaattacctcctgtaactgcaactgttcctgatgcctattagctcttcggtgccgggcatccaggaacaactcactgctggcatctggctcactctcccttgtctcctctccaatGGTCCAAGGCTAAggtacctcctggtggccaaccagcgtctctgcaccctgctcggagccggagccctgtccagggtcctccagagccgactcatagggcccctcgctgtcggagtctggtggcagctccaacggctcctgctgggccacaacagcaacttaagcaaagagccgaggtggcgcaatggttagaatgcagcactgcaggcttcttcagctgacCGCTagctacagttcagcagttcaa from Thamnophis elegans isolate rThaEle1 chromosome 14, rThaEle1.pri, whole genome shotgun sequence includes:
- the RPS15A gene encoding 40S ribosomal protein S15a, whose product is MVRMNVLADALKSINNAEKRGKRQVLIRPCSKVIVRFLTVMMKHGYIGEFEIIDDHRAGKIVVNLTGRLNKVGIQARFKLILGRCTFCAHL